TCCTTTGCCATCTACGCCGCGATCAAGAAAACTGTCACGGTTGCGGCAGTCAAGGGCCTTTTCGTCGAATCAGCGGTGCTAAGCCCCATCGCCTTCGGCTTGATCGTCGCCGAAATCCTCACGCCCGGCACCACTTTAACCCTGACGACCTGGGGCTTGTTCATCCTCGCTGGGGCGGTAACCTTTCTGCCCTTGCTGGTGATGTCCCACTTCGCTCGGATTGTTCCTTTCACCCTGCTGGGCATGCTGCAATACATCTCCCCTGTTGTGCAGCTTGTTCTTTCCGTCACCGTATTCCGGGAGAGTATCGAGTCCAGACAGCTTGTGGCCTTGGCCCTGATTTTGACAGGTGTAGCCATCTTCGTCTCCTCTAGTGTGCGCGCTGGCCCGCAACGTATCTAGGCGCGTGGGTGCGCCTGCTGATAAACAGCCGCCAGGCGCTGCGCGGAGACATGGGTGTAGATCTGCGTGGTCTGGAGGCTCGAATGGCCCAGTAGTTCTTGCACCACCCTCAAATCCGCACCTCCCTCGAGCATGTGGGTCGCGGCGCTGTGGCGCAGGGAGTGCGGGCTAAGTTCCCCGGCGCCGATGCGCGCGGCGGCGCGTTCTACCACCCGACGCACCTGCCGCGGGTCGATCCTTTTGCCCCGCGTTCCGACAAACAGTGCCTTCTGCCCGTCCAAGGCCAGTTCTGTTCGGCCGTCACTTAACCATTCGCGCAGTGCTGTGGCGGCTTTGCCGCCGAAGGGGACCACGCGTTGCTTATTGCCCTTGCCTGTTACCCGGACGGTGAGCTGCTGGGTGTCCACGTCGCTGAGATCCAACCCAACCAGCTCCGCAACGCGGATCCCCGTAGCGTAGAGCAACTCAAGCATGGCTGCGTCGCGCAACGCTTCCGCTTGGTGTTCCTCGTCGTTGATCTCTGCTTCAACAAGTTGGGCTGCGCGCTGCGCAGAAACCACTTTGGGCAAATGCCGGTTGACCTTCGGTGCGGCGAGTCTCGCGGCGACATCAGAAGCGAGGTGGCCCTGTTTGTGTGCCCAGGTGGAAAAGGCACGGGCGGCGGCGGTGCGCCGGGCCATGGTGGAACGGGCAAGGCCACGCGAGAGGGAATCGGCAAGCCATCTGCGCAACACTGGGAGGGTGAAATCTGCGAAGGTACCGACGAATCCTTCCAGCGTGGCCAGATCCGAGGTGTAGGAGCGCACCGTTGCCTCACTGCGGCCAAGCACCAAACGCGCATACTCACCGAAGTCCGCGATAGCCTCGGTGAGCTGATCCCGCGAGTCACTCATGCCCCACGAGTTTAATCGATTATCCCCTTACATCGCGCCCACTTGCTACCTTCGCGCCTGACCACGCCTTTCTTGTTCAAATCCACCAACAGATGCACGGTCAGCGCGATGGACAGGCCCGCGAGTTTCGCAACCACGTCCGCCCCCGCACAACCAGTGACAGGCAAGGAGTCGTAGACGCGCAGTTCGTTGCGGGACAACGACTGAATCGGATCGGCGCGAAACTCAAGCTCGCGCTGCCCTTCAGCATCGACCTCGCCCAGCGGCGCAAGCAGCTCGTGGATATCGTCGGCACTCAGTGCCATCTCGGCTTTACCGTCGCGGATAGCCAGGTTCGCCCCCAAAGAGCCAGGTCCAAGAATCGGCCCAGGTACCGCCATCGCCCGGCGCCCGTAGTAATTGACCCAACTCAAGGTATTCAGCGCCCCGGAGCGGAAGGACGCTTCCACCACCACGCTGCCCTGTGTCAGGGCAGCAACGAGACGGTTGCGGGTGAGGAAGCGGTGCCGGTCAGGCGCTACCCCCGGTGGGTATTCGCTGATGACGGCTCCCCCGGCGGCGACAATGCGGTCGAAGATACTGGAGTTTTTCCGCGGGTAGGTCACTCCCGGCCCGCACGCGGCCACCATCACAGTTGGCACGCCGCTGTTGAGAGCAGTTTCGTGGGCGACGGTGTCGATGCCTAACGCTCCCCCCGAAACCACTGTGTACTGCCAGCGCGCCAAACCTGAAACTAAGTCCGCGGTGGCGTGGTGGCCGTAGGCACTGGCCGCGCGAGTACCGACGATCCCGACGGAACGGGCGAAGATCCCCGCCAGGTCCACTGTGCCGCGTACCCACAGCGCATGCGGGGCCACCCCACGCTCGCGGAATTGCTCCAAGTTGGCGGTGCTGGCCGCGACCCCAAGGTCGAAAGCGGTGTGGATTTGCTCATCTGGCCAACCGTGATGCTCCGGGGTGAGCAATTCAAAGCCGTGCCGTTTCGCCTCACAGAGGTCCTCGTTGGAGCGTTCCCAGGTGTAGCGCGACTCCGTCTCCTTTGCCAGCCGGCCCAGCCAACTCGCTCGGCTGCGCACACCGCGGGCGATCTCGTCGGCGTCTCGCCCGGCGCGCAAAAGCTGCTGCAGGGCGTGACTCGGTCCTTCGACAACGCGGCTTAAATACGCCCACGATTCCAACGCGCTCATGCCGCAATCCCCGCGAGATCGGCGGTGCGCAGGTCCACGGCGCGCGCTACGTGGTCAAGGTTCGGCTGGGTTGAGGCATCCAGGTCGGCTAGGCTCCAGCAGAGTTTCAAGACCCGGTCGACGCCGCGTTGGGTCAGCGCACCTCTTGCGAGCAAAGCCGCGAGGTAGGCCATGGCATCCTCGGTAGCGGGGAATTCGCGCCGGATAGTCGTGGAGTTGACCCGGGCGTTGAGGGTTGTATCCATTTCTCGCCACCTGTGCGCGGCACGCTCGCGGGCTGCGGCGACACGTTGGGCGATGGCGGCGGAGCTTTCGGCATTTGCGGGGTTGAGCACAGCGTCTTGGGTGGTGGTGCGCAACGAAATATCGATGCGGTCGCGCAGCGGCCCGGACAAGTTGCGCAGGTGTGCAGCGCGTTCCTGGGCACGGCAGGTGCAGGCGGCAGGCACGGTCGCGGCGCATTTGCAGGTGTTCGCTGCGAGCACGAGTTGGAAGTGCGCCGGGTAGGTCACGGTGGCCCGCGCCCGCGTCAGGCGCACCACACCTGTCTCTAAAGGGATACGGAGTGAGTCAAGCACAGCGGCGTTGATTTCTGATGCCTCGTCGAGAAAGAGCACACCGTGGTGCGCTTGGCTCACCGCCCCCGGGCGCGGTGAGCCGGCTCCCCCGCCGATCAGGGCCGCTTGACGCAGTGAGGGGTGCGGGGCGATGAAGGGACGCGACGCGACAATTCCACCCGCGAACGGCGATGCCGCCCCGCACACGGAGTGAATTGCGGTGGCTTCGATCATTTCACTGCGCTTCAAGGGTGGAAGGATAGACGGGAGGCGTTCAGCGAGCATGGATTTGCCGGTGCCGGGTGGGCCCACCATGAGCACATGGTGCCCGCCGGCGGCGGCAACTTCGAGGGCGAAACGCTCCTCGGCTTGGCCTGCGATGTCGCGGAAGTCTGCGGTGGCCACTGGGGCGTCGACAAGCGTGCCCCGCGGTAGGTGAAGCTCGCAAGATCCGCAGATCCAGTTCCACACCTCCGACAAACTGTGCGCGGCGAGGATTCGGTCGTGGCCCAACAGCTCGGCCTCCGCCGCGTTCTCGGCGGGAATAACTATGTGTTCAACATCCTCGGGTGCGGCTAGCAGCATGGGCAAAATCCTCTCGACACGGCGCAGGCGCCCACCCAAACCGAGCTCGCCGAGAAACATCGTGCGCTCGAGTACCAGCGGCGCCCTCGGGTCTAGCGCCCCAATGACAGCGAGCGCCACAGGCAAGTCGAAATGAGACCCAGCCTTGGGAAGGTGCGCGGGCGAAAGAGAGACCATGACCTTGGTGCGCGGCCACGGCAGAGCCGAATTGGCCACAGCGGTGCGGATCCGGTCGCGCGATTCTTTGACCGCCGCATCACCCAAACCGACCATGTGCACCCCCGGCAGACCAGGGCCGATGTTGACCTCGACGGTGACGGTGCGGGCGCTGAAACCTTCCAAAGTTGCGGAATACGTGCTAGCAAGCGCCATGGTCCACATCCTCGTACAGCGTGATCTGAACGTCCTCGCTGGTAAAAATCACCTCCGCAACATCGAAGCGCACCTTGCTGTAGGTGCTGTAGGGCTGTTCTTCAAGCCACTGCCCGGCGCAGCGGCGCATGGTGGCGAGCTTTTTGGCGGTGACTGCCTCCGCCCCGCCGAAGGATCGGCCACGGCGCGATTTCACCTCTACAAAGACGATGGTGCCGTCTTCATCTTTCAAAATCAGATCTATTTCGCCGCAGCGGGTGCGCACCCGGGAGTCGATCAGCGTATAGCCGGCCGACTCGTAGACCCCGAGCGCGAAACCCTCCCCCGCGATCCCGAGCAGATGATTGTCCTCGTATGTTGATTGCGTCATGTGCTTGTCCCCCCAACTTGTTTTCTGCATAAAACTCGTTGGTGTATTAGACGGCGCACATGCCCCTGCGGTTCCCTAGGGTTTGAAACTAACGCTCCGGGAAGGTCAGATCCGGCTTGTCCAATTCTTCGATGTTGACGTCTTTGTAGGTAATGACGCGCACGTAGCGAACGAAGCGCACGGCACGGTACATATCCCACACCCAGCAGTCGGACATCCGCACTTCGTAGTAGACGTCTTTGCCTTCGGTGTGTGGGATAAGTTCAACCGCGTTGGCCAGGTAGAAGCGCCTGTCTGTCTCGACTACGTAGGAGAATTGGCTGACCACATCGCGGTATTCGCGGTAGAGGGAGAGCTCGACTTCTGCCTCGTAGTTGTCCAGATCTTCAGCGCTCATGGTGACCTCTCGAAATGTTCGTGGGCGGATCTCACGTTGGCATAACTATAACGATGTTCACGGCTCGCTCCATGGCGGCGCACCGCGTCCATGTGGGCCGCCGTTGCGTATCCTTTGTGCTTTTCTAGCCCATAGTCCGGGAACTGCCGTGCCATCTTTGTGATGAGGCGGTCGCGGCTGACTTTGGCGAGAATGCTAGCTGCGGCGATGCAGCGGGCAGTCGAGTCGCCCCCGATGATGGGCAGTTGGGCGACGGTAAGTCCGGGGATGCGGAAGGCGTCGACAAGCACGTAGCCGGGTGGAGCTGCAAGCTTGGCGACGGCCCTTCGTGCCCCATCTAAGTTCGCCGCCTGTATCCCCCGGCGGTCGATTACCTGGGCGGGAACATGGACCACCGACCAGGCCAGGGCACAATCGACGATGGCACCAAAGAGCGACTCCCTGCGTGAGGCGGTGAGCTTTTTGGAATCGTCGATCCCGTCGAGGGCCGGGATAGGTTGTGATGGCAGGACGCACGCGGCGACAGTCACCGGCCCGAAACATGCCCCGCGTCCGGCCTCGTCAACGCCTGCCACTGGGCCGAGCCCTGCTTTGTGCAGTGCGACCTCGTGGGTGCGCAACTGTTTAAGCCGCCTTGGCACCTGAGGCTCTTAGTTCTGGATCTGTGGCGCGTCGATGCCGCCGAAGCGGTCGAGCGGGAAGACGATGGCAGCGACTTTGCCGCGGATGTTTTCCTCCGGGATGGCACCTTGGTACTCATCACCCATGTGGTAGCGCGAGTCCAGGGAGTTCGTGCGGTTATCGCCCATCATGTAGTAGGTGCCTTCGGGGACTACGATGGGGCCGAAGTAGTCGCCGCCGCAGGCATCCGAACCGGTGGTGGGATTGACCGGGTAGAAGTTGGGCGTAAGGATATAAGACTGGTCGATCGGTTTGCCGTCAACCATGACAGCCGGGTCGCCTTCTTGGCAGGACACAGTTTGGCCGCCAGTTGCAATGACGCGCTTGACAAGGTTGTTTTCATCGGGGGGCACGATTCCAGCCCAGGAGCCGACTTGTTGCAAGCCCGCCACGACCGGGTTCGTTGAACGGGTCGATTGCCACTGGGTGTTCCAGGAGTCAGTGCCTTTGAATACGACGACGTCGCCCGGTTGCGGGTCGTCGAAGTAGTAGGAGATCTTTTGCACCGCGATACGGTCGCCCTTGCCGTCGAGGCCGTGCAGGGTCGGTTCCATTGATGCTGAGGGGATGACGTAGACGCGGCCGATGAAGGTTTGGATGATGAAGATGAAAAACAGCGTCAGCAAAATCACCAGTGGGATTTCAAGATACCAGGCCATTGCCTTCGTCTCGTCGCCTGCGCGGCTGTTGTCCTCGCCGGGCTGGTGGGGTTTTGCGGTGTTGGGGTTGGTCACTTGCAACACTTTATCACCGGCGAAGCAAAGCTATGCCCCGCCCACCGGCAGGTGGTGCGGGGCATAGCTTTTGTGATTTTTAACGGCGCTCCTTGATGCGGGCAGCTTTGCCGCGCAGCTCGCGCATGTAGTAAAGCTTCGCGCGGCGCACGTCGCCCTTGCGCAGAACCTCGATCTTCTCGATGTTCGGGGAGTGGACCGGGAATGTACGCTCGACGCCGATGCCGAAGGAGACCTTGCGGACGGTGAATGTCTCGCGGATACCGGAGCCTTGGCGGCGAACCACGAAGCCTTCAAAGAGCTGGGTACGGGTGACCGAGCCTTCGATAACCTTCACGTGGACGCCGAGGGTGTCTCCCGGGCGGAAGTTCGGGATGTCGTCGCGCAGTTGGCCTGCGTCGACAAGATCAATGATGCCGTTGCTCATGTAGCAATCCTTTACGTTTAAGGACAGAGGACCCTAGCGGCCACTCCCCTTGGGTGCGGGGCGCTCGTCTGGTTCATGTCTCCTACAACAACCTGTGAGATTCTACATACGCGCCGGTCAGTTCCCAAATCCTGCCTTTTTCAGGGCGGCAGCCATCGAACCGTTTGCTTGACGACGCCCACCCGCCGCCTTCTTCTCACCAGGATTCTTGCGGGGCTTTTTCCTGTCCTGCCCAGGTTCGTCGTCGAGCCTTAAGCTCAGTGCGATGCGTTGGCGCTCCACGTCGACCTCCATCACCTTGACCTTAACTACTTGGCCGGAGCGGACCACGTCGTGTGGGTCGGAAATGAATTTTTTGCTCATCGCGGAAACGTGCACGAGCCCGTCCTGGTGCACCCCGACATCGACAAAGGCGCCGAACGCGGCGACGTTTGTTACCGTTGCCTCCAGGATCATGCCTGGGGTGAGGTCCGAGACTTTGTTCACACCTTCCTTAAAGGTAGCGGTGCGAAACTCGGGGCGCGGGTCGCGCCCCGGTTTATCCAGCTCGGCGATGATGTCGGTGACCGTCGGGATGCCGAAAGTCTCGTCAGCGAAATCGGCAGGTCTGAGCCGTTCAAGCACCGCCGTGTTGCCGATTAGCTCCTGGGTCGCCGTGCCGGTGGCCTGGGCGATACGCTCAACAACCGGGTAGGCCTCCGGGTGAACAGCCGAATCGTCGAGGGGGCTGTCTCCGCCGCGGATACGCAAAAAGCCCGCCGCTTGTTCGAAGGCTTTAGGCCCCAATCGCGGCACCTTGTGGAGCTGCTGGCGGGAGACGAAGCTGCCCTGTTCGTCGCGGTAGGCGACGATGTTTTTCGCGATGGTCGGGGTCAGTCCCGAAACTCTTTCCAGCAACGGCACGGATGCGGTGTTGAGGTCAACGCCAACGGAGTTGACCGCGTCCTCGACCACAGCGTCAAGGGAGCTGGCAAGCGCCGCCTGGTTGACGTCGTGCTGGTATTGACCCACACCGATGGATTTGGGGTCGACCTTGACCAATTCCGCTAGCGGGTCCTGCAAACGGCGGGCGATCGAGACTGCCGAGCGAAGCGAAACGTCCATGTCCGGAAATTCCTGCGCGGCGATCTCGGAGGCCGAGTACACCGACGCCCCGGATTCCGAAACCATCACCGGTGTCGGACGAGCTGCCCCTGCCCTGGCGATGAGATCAGCGACCTCGCCAGCGAGCTTTTCCGATTCACGCGAGGCGGTGCCGTTGCCCACAGCAATTAACTCCACGCCATGGGTGGCCGACAGCGCCGAGAGCTCTTTGACCGCTTCCGCCCAACGGTTCTGGGGCTGGTGCGGGTAGACGATGGTGGTGTCTAAGACTTTGCCGGTGCCGTCGACAACCGCGCATTTCACACCGTTGCGGTAGCCGGGGTCCAGCGCCAAGGTGGTGCGCTGGCCGGCTGGGGCGGCGAGAAGGACGTCGCGCAGGTTGGTGGTGAATACCTCCAACGCGCCCTGCTCGGCCTTCTCACGCAGCCGTGTCCTCGTCTCCAGGTTGGACGAGACTTGCAGCTTGGTCCTCCACCCCCAGCGCACAGCCTTGGCCAGCCAGGGGCTTACATCCACCGCAAGATCGAAGTGCTGGGCGATCATGCCCTCGTAGATCGACTCATCACCCGGGTCGAGCTCGAGGGAAAGCACCCCCTCCGACTCCCCGCGCAAAAGAGCCAGGATGCGGTGGCTGGGCAGGCTGCGGAAAGGTTCCGAGAAATTGAAGTAGTCACAGTACTTCGCGCCCTCGGTTTCCTTTCCCTCTACAGCGCTGGCTTTGATCGTGCCGGTGTCGTAGCAGCGCTCACGAACCTGCCCAACTAGGTCAGCGTCGGTGGTGAAGCGCTCGACTAGGATCGCGCGGGCACCGTCAAGGACGGCTTTTGTGTCCTCGAAGCCCTCCGCAAGGAAGGCTTCGGCGGCGGATTCCGGGTCGGTCGTTGGGGCGTCGATAAGCAACTGCGTGAGCTTTTCTAGTCCGGCCTCGCGGGCGATGTCGGCCTTGGTCTTGCGACGCTTCTTGTAGGGCAAGTAGAGGTCTTCGACGCGCGCTTTGGTGTCAGCCTCCTGGATTCTCACGCGGAGATCTTCGGTGAGCTGGCCTTGCTCCTCAATAGCGGCGAGCACCGCTTCCTTCCGCTCTGCAAGTTCCGTGAGGTAGGTGTTGCGCTCCTCAATCAGGCGCAGTTGCCCGTCGTTGAGCCCGCCGGTGGCTTCTTTGCGGTAGCGGGAAATAAATGGCACGGTGTTGCCCGCTCCAAGCAGCTCAAGGGCGGCGGTGACCTGCTGGGGGGCGACTTTAAGCTGTGCCGCAATGGTGTCAGCGATAAATGTCATTCGTGTGATTCTAGCCCCACCTCGATCGTGTCCCCTTCCCAGCTCCCACGCACGCGGGCAGCTTGAGCGACGGTCATGGTGGCCTCCTCCAGACTCAAAGTGGTCTGCCCCCTCACCACGATACGACCAGCATCCAAGCTAATCTCAGGGTGACGGTAATGACTGCGGCGCAGCTCACGGCGGATGTGTTTGAGGGAAATGGGGCCATAATCCCCCTGAATTGTCGTTTGCACCTCACGGCCGTAGAGCGTGAAGTAGTCATCTTCGTCTAGCTCCGCGTCCTCCAACAGCTCGGGGCGCACTTCCCGAGTGCGCAGCAGCGACTGGTCCCGGCGCCACCGTCGGCTTTTGTCATGATCACCCGACAACAACACTGCGGGGACGTCGAGGCCGCGCCAGCTACGCGGCTTGGTGTACGAGGGTCCCTCGAGAAGCCCAGCGGAAAAGCTGTCTTCTTCGTGGCTTTCGGTGTTGCCCAGCACCCCGGGAATGAGGCGGGTTACGGCCTCGGTGATGACGAGGGTGGCCACCTCCCCACCGATGAGCACATAGTCGCCGATGGAGACTTCGCGCACCCGGTAACGCTTCGCAGCATCTACGAAAACCCTCTGGTCAATGCCCTCGTAGCGCCCGCAGGCAAAAACAATATGGCGCTCGCGCGACCAGGCCTGCGCGTCTTTTTGCGTGAAGGGTTTGCCCGCAGGTGTCGGCACAAGAAGAAGCGGTTTATCAGCTTCGTTTTCCAAAGCGCCATAGCCATCCTCATTTGTTTCGTAGGGCCTGGGGGCAATCTTTGCGACTTCGTCATGGCGGAGTTTGTCATTGCGGTGCGCGGCGGCGGTATTTAGTTGTGTTCCAGCGCGCCCGGCGGCGACGGCGTCGAGTGCCGGTCCCCACACCTGCGGCATCATCACCATGCCCGGGCCTCCTCCGAGCGGCGGGGCGTCGACAGATTTGTGTTTTCCCACGGCCCAGTCGCGCAGGTTGTGCACGCCAACTGTGACGATGCCCTGCTCGATCGCTTTGCCTAGCAGTGCGTGGCGCAGCGGCTCAAGGTAGTCGGGGAAGATGGTGATGATGTCGAGGCGCAGCTTCGGATCAGACATCCAAAAGCCCCTCCGGCGGGGTGATGGTCATCAGGCCCTTGTCCAGGTCGATTTCCGGTACGAAGTCCATGACGAAGGGCACCAAGACCTCGCGGCCCTCGTAGTCAATTTCAAGGATTTTGCGGTTCGGGGTGTCCATCACTCCGGTGACTTCACCGACCTGGACGTTGTCGAGAATGACCTTCAAACCAATCAGCTCGTGGTCGTAGAACTCGTCGGAGTCCTCGTCGCGCTCGAGTGGTGCGGCGAAGAATTTCATGCCGCGTAAGGTTTCGGCTTCGGTGCGGTCTGGAACTTCCCGGAATTTCACCAGCAGTCGGCCTTTGTGGGGGCGCGAAGATTCCACGGTGAGCACTCTTTCTTTGCCGGCTTGTGTGCCGGTGATTTCCGCGCCATCAGCGAATCGGATCTCGGGGGAATCGGTCATGACTTCAACGACGGCTTCCCCGCGGATCCCGTGGGACTTTACCACCCGCCCTACTTGCACCTTCATGGTCATTGAGCTTACCTGCGGGCATTTTTGCACTGCTTGTCGACGCCTTACTGCCCGCCCCCGCACAGCCTGCGAGGTGGCGCCTCGTCGTGGCCTGGTGTTTTTCCTTTAGGTCGCAAATTTTTCCTCAAGCGGGGCGCGCAGCAAAAAACCCGCGCACTTGTTTTAAGTGCGCGGGTTTTAAAAAAGTGCGGAGGGTTTAGTTCTCCTCAGACTCCGCAGATTCAGCAGCTTCTTCGGCCTTGTCCTCTGCGGCAGCCTCATCTGCGGCGGCTGCAGCGGCATCTGCAGCGGCAGCGGCCTCTGCTTCAGCGGCAGCCTTAGCCTCTGCTTCTTCCTTAGCCTTCTTGCGCTTTTCGGTGATGGCCTCGGCGGTCGGGCCGTTGTTGGCCTCCTCGAGAGCCTGGTTGAACAGCTCAAGCTTGGACGGCTTTTCCGCGGCAACCTTCAGGGTGCCTTCTGCACCCTCAAGGCCCTTGTATTTCTGCCAGTCACCGGTGATTTTCAGCAGGGCGAGAACCGGCTCGGTCGGCTGGGCGCCAACGCCGAGCCAGTACTGGGCGCGCTCGGAATCAATCCTGATCAACGACGGCTCTTCCTTCGGGTGGTAGATGCCGATGTTTTCGATGACCTTGCCGTCGCGGCGGGCCTGCGCGTTTGCGATGACGACACGGTACTGAGCGTTGCGGATCTTGCCGAGACGCTGGAGCTTGATCTTGACAGCCAAAATTATGTCCTTACATAGTCACTGGGCAGTTCAGTCACCCGCCGCGGTTCGGCGGGCCGGTTCAACCCTTCTTCTTTAACCTGCGTGTGACGGGCCGGCCGACCACGCCGGGAGGTGTTGCTCTTTACCCCCAGCGTTGACGCTTCCGACGCTGACGCAGGACCGCGCTTACTCTACCGGGGTGCACGCGCACGACCAAAACGGGCCATGTTGTTTGGCCTGCAGGTGCCACGCACGAGTAGGGTGCCATGAGCATGTGCGGCTCAAGATGGGTGGAGATCCTGATAACCCTGCCGTGCCACGGAACTTTGGTGCGGCCTCTACCTAACCTGAGATAAACGCGAGCGAAACGAGGAGATTGTTCATGGGCGCTGCAGGGCTAAAGCAGCCGTCACCGTCGTACCGCGTGGACCTCGATGGTCTGCGCGGCATTGCTATCGCCCTTGTCGTCGTCTTCCACGTCTTCGTTGGTCGAGTCTCCGGCGGCGTTGATGTGTTTCTTCTTCTCTCCGGATACTTCTTCCTTGGTTCGCAGTTGCGCTACGCGCTTCGCCCAGAGCCGAGTTTGAATCCGTGGTGGCCGATATGGCGCACCATTCGCCGCTTAGTGCCGACTCTCGTTTTGGTTGTGGGCTCGGTGTACCTGCTGGTGCGCAACTTTGCCCCGCAGCTTATGAATATCGAGCTGGCCAGACAGTTCACCGCCTCTGTCCTGTACTACCAAAACTGGGAATTGTCCGAACAGGAGGCGGATTACGCGGCGGCCAGCCACGACACCTCTGTCCTGCAGCACCTGTGGTCCATGAGTGTGCAAGGCCAGTTCTACCTGGCCGGGATTATTTTTGGGTTGTTGGTTGCGGTGGCCGTCGACAAGCTCAAGCTGCCAACATCCGCGGCGCGCAAGGCCATAGTGGTGATTTTGACAGCCTCGAGCATCGCTTCCTTTGCGTGGGCCTCGCGCTTCGGGCTGATTGGAACACCGGGCAGCTACTACTCCACTTTCTCTCGTGCGTGGGAGCTTTCCCTCGGGGCGCTTCTTGCAATGGCACCCGCCACTTTCGCAATTCCCCGTCGCTTCTCGACGACGGCGACGGGCGCGGGTTTAGCCATGATTGCGCTGACAGGTGTGGTGATCACGTCCTCGCTGGCCTTCCCGGGGCCGTTGACCCTTCTGCCGCTTACGGGCGCTTCCTTGATCGTTTTGTCCAACCCGGACAATCCGGTGTCGCGCTTTTTGTCCTCCGCCCCGATGACGTGGCTTGGCGACATTGCTTATTCGCTGTACCTGTGGCACTGGCCACTTTTGATCATCGCAACTGTCGTTGGCGG
The Corynebacterium sp. BD556 genome window above contains:
- the trmD gene encoding tRNA (guanosine(37)-N1)-methyltransferase TrmD; its protein translation is MSDPKLRLDIITIFPDYLEPLRHALLGKAIEQGIVTVGVHNLRDWAVGKHKSVDAPPLGGGPGMVMMPQVWGPALDAVAAGRAGTQLNTAAAHRNDKLRHDEVAKIAPRPYETNEDGYGALENEADKPLLLVPTPAGKPFTQKDAQAWSRERHIVFACGRYEGIDQRVFVDAAKRYRVREVSIGDYVLIGGEVATLVITEAVTRLIPGVLGNTESHEEDSFSAGLLEGPSYTKPRSWRGLDVPAVLLSGDHDKSRRWRRDQSLLRTREVRPELLEDAELDEDDYFTLYGREVQTTIQGDYGPISLKHIRRELRRSHYRHPEISLDAGRIVVRGQTTLSLEEATMTVAQAARVRGSWEGDTIEVGLESHE
- the rimM gene encoding ribosome maturation factor RimM (Essential for efficient processing of 16S rRNA) produces the protein MTMKVQVGRVVKSHGIRGEAVVEVMTDSPEIRFADGAEITGTQAGKERVLTVESSRPHKGRLLVKFREVPDRTEAETLRGMKFFAAPLERDEDSDEFYDHELIGLKVILDNVQVGEVTGVMDTPNRKILEIDYEGREVLVPFVMDFVPEIDLDKGLMTITPPEGLLDV
- the rpsP gene encoding 30S ribosomal protein S16 — its product is MAVKIKLQRLGKIRNAQYRVVIANAQARRDGKVIENIGIYHPKEEPSLIRIDSERAQYWLGVGAQPTEPVLALLKITGDWQKYKGLEGAEGTLKVAAEKPSKLELFNQALEEANNGPTAEAITEKRKKAKEEAEAKAAAEAEAAAAADAAAAAADEAAAEDKAEEAAESAESEEN